The following proteins are encoded in a genomic region of Streptomyces lunaelactis:
- a CDS encoding DUF881 domain-containing protein, whose protein sequence is MSQQPPVRSTGSPPPRPDASMSLLTNVMEHSLDDGYAEATARREAEGGGLPRPLRAKLGLAAGLVLAAMVVTVGAAQARISAPVVAKEREELIDRIDAETSAADALERSVDELRGEVGERQRKALRTQGGDQGELVALLSGATEVEGPGVKLVVDDAKDTQQGGDGPRESSGFNDTGRVRDRDMQRIVNGLWESGAEAVAINGQRLTALSAIRAAGDAILVDNKPLVPPYTVLAVGDGKKLSTAFQDSADGQYLHALQENFGIRTNISSEETVRLPAAPSLIVRTAEPKTADAGKGNGQGTADTGKGTS, encoded by the coding sequence ATGTCGCAGCAGCCCCCCGTTCGGAGCACCGGCTCTCCACCCCCGCGCCCCGATGCGTCCATGTCGCTGCTGACGAACGTGATGGAGCACAGCCTCGACGACGGCTACGCGGAAGCGACAGCCCGCAGGGAGGCCGAGGGCGGGGGCCTTCCCCGTCCGCTGCGCGCGAAGCTCGGCCTGGCGGCCGGTCTCGTACTGGCGGCGATGGTCGTGACCGTGGGTGCCGCTCAGGCGCGGATATCGGCACCGGTCGTGGCGAAGGAGCGCGAGGAGCTCATCGACCGTATCGACGCGGAGACGTCTGCGGCGGACGCGCTCGAGCGAAGTGTCGACGAGCTCCGCGGCGAGGTCGGGGAGCGGCAGCGGAAGGCTCTCAGGACACAGGGCGGGGACCAGGGGGAACTCGTAGCGCTGCTGTCCGGTGCCACCGAGGTCGAGGGACCGGGCGTGAAGCTCGTCGTCGACGATGCGAAGGACACCCAGCAGGGCGGCGACGGGCCGCGGGAGAGCAGCGGCTTCAATGACACGGGCCGGGTGCGGGACCGCGATATGCAGCGGATCGTCAACGGCCTGTGGGAGTCCGGTGCCGAGGCCGTGGCCATCAACGGGCAGCGGCTGACCGCCCTGTCGGCGATCCGAGCGGCGGGCGACGCCATACTGGTCGACAACAAGCCGCTGGTGCCGCCGTACACCGTGCTCGCGGTGGGGGACGGCAAGAAGTTGAGCACCGCGTTCCAGGACAGTGCCGACGGGCAGTATCTGCACGCGTTGCAGGAGAACTTCGGTATCCGCACCAACATTTCCAGTGAGGAAACGGTGCGTCTGCCGGCGGCGCCGAGCTTGATCGTACGTACAGCAGAGCCGAAGACCGCCGACGCCGGGAAGGGCAACGGGCAGGGCACGGCTGACACAGGGAAGGGCACATCGTGA
- a CDS encoding acetoacetate--CoA ligase produces MTSAASPAPLWQPDPDRIAAARITRFQSWAAERYGAPVQGGYAALHRWSVDELETFWRAVADWFDVRFSAPYERVLADPAMPGAQWFPGATLNYAEHALRTAEDPARTHDAALLHVDETHETTPISWSELRRQVGALAAELRALGVRPGDRVSGYLPNIPQAVTALLATAAVGAVWTSCAPDFGARSVLDRFQQVEPVILFTVDGYRYGGKEHDRTETVAELRSELPTLRAVIHIPLLGTEAPAGALDWSAVTSGDTEPVFEQVPFDHPLWVLYSSGTTGLPKAIVQSQGGILLEHFKQLGLHCDLGPEDRFFWYTSTGWMMWNFLVSGLLTGTTVVLYDGSPGYPDTGAQWRIAERTEATLFGTSAAYVMACRKAEVHPGRDHDLSRIKCVATTGSPLPPDGFRWLHDEVAEDLWIASVSGGTDVCSCFAGAVPTLPVHIGELQAACLGTDLQSWDPQGKPLIGEVGELVVTNPMPSMPIRFWNDPDGSRYRDSYFEMFPGVWRHGDWITITDRGSVIIHGRSDSTLNRQGVRMGSADIYEAVERLPEIKESLVIGLEEPDGGYWMPLFVHLVDGACLDDGLRARIKQTIREELSPRHVPDDIIEVPGVPHTLTGKRIEVPVKRLLQGTALAKAVNPGSVDNLELLRFYEELARTRKAGPTGD; encoded by the coding sequence ATGACCTCAGCAGCCAGCCCTGCCCCCCTCTGGCAGCCGGACCCCGACCGCATCGCCGCCGCCAGGATCACCCGCTTCCAGTCCTGGGCCGCCGAACGCTACGGAGCCCCGGTGCAGGGCGGCTACGCGGCGCTGCACCGCTGGTCCGTCGACGAGCTCGAGACCTTCTGGCGGGCGGTCGCCGACTGGTTCGACGTGCGGTTCTCGGCCCCGTACGAAAGGGTCCTCGCCGATCCCGCCATGCCCGGCGCCCAGTGGTTCCCCGGCGCCACCCTCAACTACGCCGAGCACGCGCTGCGCACCGCCGAGGACCCGGCCCGCACCCATGACGCGGCGCTGCTGCATGTGGACGAAACACATGAGACGACTCCGATCAGCTGGTCAGAGCTCCGCCGCCAGGTGGGCGCTCTGGCCGCCGAACTGCGCGCCCTCGGCGTACGCCCCGGAGACCGGGTCAGCGGCTACCTCCCCAACATCCCGCAGGCCGTCACCGCCCTGCTCGCCACCGCGGCCGTCGGCGCGGTGTGGACCTCCTGCGCCCCCGACTTCGGCGCCCGCAGCGTCCTCGACCGCTTCCAGCAGGTCGAGCCCGTCATCCTGTTCACCGTCGACGGCTACCGCTACGGCGGCAAGGAGCACGACCGCACCGAGACCGTCGCCGAACTCCGCAGTGAACTCCCCACCCTGCGCGCGGTGATCCACATCCCGCTGCTCGGCACCGAGGCCCCCGCAGGCGCCCTCGACTGGTCCGCGGTCACGTCGGGCGACACGGAACCGGTCTTCGAACAGGTCCCCTTCGACCACCCGCTCTGGGTCCTGTACTCCTCCGGGACGACGGGTCTGCCGAAGGCCATCGTCCAATCGCAGGGCGGCATCCTGCTGGAGCACTTCAAGCAGCTCGGCCTGCACTGCGACCTCGGCCCCGAGGACCGCTTCTTCTGGTACACCTCCACCGGCTGGATGATGTGGAACTTCCTCGTCTCCGGCCTGCTCACCGGCACCACCGTGGTCCTGTACGACGGCAGCCCCGGCTACCCCGACACCGGCGCCCAATGGCGCATCGCCGAACGCACCGAAGCCACCCTCTTCGGCACCTCCGCCGCGTACGTCATGGCCTGCCGCAAGGCGGAGGTCCACCCCGGGCGCGACCACGACCTGTCCCGCATCAAGTGCGTCGCCACCACCGGCTCCCCGCTCCCGCCCGACGGCTTCCGCTGGCTGCACGACGAAGTGGCCGAAGACCTCTGGATCGCCTCCGTCAGCGGCGGCACGGACGTGTGCAGCTGCTTCGCCGGCGCGGTGCCCACCCTGCCCGTCCACATCGGCGAACTCCAGGCCGCCTGCCTCGGCACCGACCTCCAGTCCTGGGACCCCCAGGGCAAGCCGCTCATCGGTGAGGTCGGCGAACTCGTCGTCACCAACCCCATGCCGTCCATGCCGATCCGGTTCTGGAACGACCCCGACGGCAGCCGCTACCGCGACAGCTACTTCGAGATGTTCCCCGGCGTCTGGCGGCACGGCGACTGGATCACGATCACCGACCGCGGCTCCGTGATCATCCACGGCCGCTCGGACTCCACCCTGAACCGCCAGGGCGTACGGATGGGATCGGCGGACATCTACGAAGCCGTCGAACGCCTCCCCGAGATCAAGGAATCCCTCGTCATCGGCCTGGAGGAGCCGGACGGCGGCTACTGGATGCCACTCTTCGTCCACCTCGTGGACGGCGCCTGTCTCGACGACGGCCTGCGGGCACGCATCAAGCAGACGATCCGCGAGGAGCTCTCCCCCCGCCATGTCCCGGACGACATCATCGAGGTCCCGGGCGTCCCGCACACCCTCACCGGCAAGCGCATCGAGGTCCCGGTGAAGCGCCTGCTCCAGGGCACGGCCCTGGCCAAGGCGGTCAATCCCGGATCGGTGGACAACCTCGAACTGCTGCGCTTCTACGAGGAGCTGGCCCGCACCCGGAAGGCCGGACCGACCGGTGACTGA
- a CDS encoding DUF881 domain-containing protein → MNSEENPKGDTPKDEEPEAVVPSADVPAPAPEPEPKLEPEPKPEPEPVQRTGRQRLAAVLWPPRVTRAQLIVAVLLFVLGLGLAIQVRSNSDNSALRGARQEDLVRILDELDNRTQRLEDEKQRLEDQRAELENSSDQAEEARRQTQQKEQQLGILAGTVAAQGPGITLTIEDPSGTVESDMLLDTIQELRAAGAEAIQVNNIRVVADTHFTGTGGEIEVDGKRITAPYTFKVIGKPQDLEPALNIPGGVVQTLEKEQATATVTRSEKIVVDALRPAERPDYARSSSQ, encoded by the coding sequence ATGAACAGCGAAGAGAACCCGAAGGGCGACACGCCCAAGGACGAGGAGCCGGAGGCCGTGGTGCCGTCGGCGGACGTGCCCGCGCCCGCGCCCGAGCCGGAACCGAAGCTGGAGCCGGAACCGAAGCCTGAGCCTGAGCCTGTGCAGCGGACGGGCCGGCAGCGGCTCGCCGCCGTGCTGTGGCCGCCGCGGGTCACGCGCGCCCAACTCATCGTCGCGGTGCTGTTGTTCGTCCTCGGTCTCGGACTCGCCATTCAGGTCCGCTCGAACAGCGACAACAGCGCGCTGCGCGGCGCCCGCCAAGAGGATCTGGTGCGCATCCTCGACGAACTCGACAACCGCACCCAGCGGCTCGAGGACGAGAAGCAGCGTCTGGAGGACCAGCGTGCCGAGCTGGAGAACAGCTCCGACCAGGCGGAAGAGGCGCGCAGGCAGACGCAGCAGAAGGAGCAGCAGCTGGGCATCCTGGCCGGCACGGTCGCGGCGCAGGGACCGGGCATCACGCTGACCATCGAAGACCCGTCCGGCACCGTCGAGTCGGACATGCTTCTCGACACGATCCAGGAACTGCGGGCCGCGGGCGCGGAAGCGATCCAGGTCAACAACATCAGGGTCGTCGCGGACACGCACTTCACCGGCACCGGCGGCGAGATCGAGGTGGACGGCAAGCGGATCACCGCGCCGTACACCTTCAAGGTCATCGGTAAGCCGCAGGATCTGGAGCCGGCGCTGAACATCCCCGGCGGTGTGGTGCAGACGCTGGAGAAGGAGCAGGCCACCGCCACCGTGACCCGGTCGGAGAAGATCGTTGTGGATGCCTTGCGACCTGCGGAGCGGCCTGACTACGCTCGCTCGTCATCGCAGTGA
- a CDS encoding PTS sugar transporter subunit IIA produces the protein MTTVTSPLAGRAIGLATVPDPVFSGAMVGPGTAIDPVREPSEAVAPVDGIVVSLHPHAFVVVDDQGHGVLTHLGIDTVQLNGEGFELLVSKGETVTRGQAVVRWNPSAVEAAGKSPICPIVALEATADSLSDVREDGDVKPGDTLFGWK, from the coding sequence ATGACCACAGTGACGTCCCCTCTTGCCGGACGTGCCATCGGACTCGCGACTGTGCCGGATCCGGTGTTCTCCGGTGCGATGGTCGGCCCCGGTACCGCTATTGATCCCGTGCGTGAGCCGTCGGAGGCCGTGGCCCCCGTTGACGGCATCGTCGTCTCCCTGCACCCGCACGCGTTCGTCGTTGTCGACGATCAGGGGCACGGCGTCCTGACGCACCTCGGCATCGACACTGTTCAGCTCAATGGCGAGGGCTTCGAGCTGCTCGTCAGCAAGGGCGAGACGGTTACTCGCGGTCAGGCTGTGGTGCGCTGGAACCCGTCGGCCGTCGAGGCTGCGGGGAAGTCCCCCATCTGTCCGATCGTGGCGCTCGAGGCCACGGCCGACTCCCTCTCCGACGTTCGCGAGGACGGCGACGTGAAGCCCGGCGACACGCTCTTCGGCTGGAAGTGA
- the ptsP gene encoding phosphoenolpyruvate--protein phosphotransferase — protein MQTTLRGVGVSHGVAIGEVRHMGTAVLEPPAKQIPAEDAEREQGRARKAVEAVAADLIARGNLAGGEALHVLEAQAMMAQDPELMSDVDRRIAVGSTAERAVYDAFASYRALLAGAGEYLAGRVADLDDVRNRIVARLLGVPMPGVPDSDEPYVLIARDLAPADTALLDPALVLGFVTEEGGPTSHSAILARALGVPAVVALPGAGELAEGTLIAVDGSTGEIFVEPSEEKRAEMEQAAAARKAALAASSGPGATSDGHKVPLLANVGGPADVPAAVEAGAEGVGLFRTEFLFLDDSKQAPSEEKQVESYRKVLEAFPEGRVVVRVLDAGADKPLDFLTPADEPNPALGVRGLRSLLDHPEVLRTQLTALAKAVEGLPVYLEVMAPMVADRTDAKAFADACRQAGLRAKFGAMVEIPSAALRARSILQEVEFLSLGTNDLAQYTFAADRQVGAVSRLQDPWQPALLDLVALSAEAAKAEGKSCGVCGEAAADPLLACVLTGLGVTSLSMGAASIPYVRATLAKYTLAQCERAAAAARATDTADEARLAAQAVLSGE, from the coding sequence ATGCAGACAACGCTGCGAGGCGTCGGCGTGAGCCACGGTGTGGCGATCGGCGAGGTTCGGCACATGGGTACGGCGGTCCTGGAGCCGCCGGCCAAGCAGATTCCGGCGGAGGACGCGGAGCGCGAACAGGGGCGTGCCCGCAAGGCCGTGGAGGCTGTGGCCGCCGACCTGATTGCTCGGGGCAATCTGGCGGGCGGTGAGGCGCTGCATGTGCTCGAGGCGCAGGCCATGATGGCGCAGGACCCTGAGCTCATGTCCGATGTGGACCGGCGTATCGCCGTCGGCAGCACCGCTGAGCGTGCGGTGTACGACGCGTTCGCCTCGTACCGGGCGCTGCTGGCGGGTGCCGGCGAGTACCTGGCCGGACGGGTCGCCGATCTCGATGACGTTCGGAACCGTATTGTGGCGCGGCTGCTCGGTGTGCCGATGCCGGGTGTACCGGACAGCGACGAGCCGTATGTACTGATCGCGCGCGATCTCGCGCCGGCGGACACGGCGCTGCTCGACCCGGCGCTGGTGCTCGGCTTCGTCACCGAGGAGGGCGGGCCGACGAGTCACAGCGCGATCCTGGCGCGGGCGCTCGGGGTCCCCGCCGTGGTGGCGCTGCCGGGCGCGGGTGAGCTGGCCGAGGGCACGCTGATCGCGGTCGACGGCAGCACGGGCGAGATCTTCGTGGAGCCGAGCGAGGAGAAGCGCGCCGAGATGGAGCAGGCCGCGGCGGCGCGGAAGGCGGCGCTGGCCGCTTCGAGCGGGCCGGGTGCCACGTCGGACGGTCACAAGGTGCCGCTGCTGGCCAATGTCGGCGGTCCCGCCGATGTGCCGGCCGCGGTGGAGGCCGGTGCCGAGGGCGTCGGGCTGTTCCGTACGGAGTTCCTCTTCCTCGACGACAGCAAGCAGGCGCCGTCCGAGGAGAAGCAGGTCGAGTCGTACCGCAAGGTCCTCGAGGCGTTCCCCGAGGGCCGGGTGGTCGTGCGGGTGCTGGACGCCGGTGCGGACAAGCCGCTCGACTTCCTGACTCCGGCCGACGAGCCGAATCCGGCGCTGGGTGTGCGCGGGCTGCGCAGCCTGCTCGACCACCCCGAGGTGCTGCGTACCCAGCTGACGGCGCTGGCCAAGGCTGTCGAGGGTCTGCCGGTGTACCTCGAGGTCATGGCGCCGATGGTGGCCGACCGTACCGACGCCAAGGCGTTCGCGGACGCGTGCCGCCAGGCCGGGCTGCGGGCGAAGTTCGGGGCGATGGTGGAGATCCCGTCCGCCGCGCTGCGGGCACGTTCGATCCTGCAGGAGGTCGAGTTCCTTTCGCTGGGGACCAATGACCTCGCGCAGTACACCTTTGCCGCCGACCGTCAGGTGGGTGCGGTGTCGCGGCTGCAGGATCCGTGGCAGCCGGCGCTGCTGGATCTGGTGGCCCTGTCGGCCGAGGCCGCGAAGGCCGAGGGCAAGAGCTGTGGTGTCTGTGGTGAGGCTGCCGCCGATCCGCTGCTGGCGTGTGTGCTGACCGGTCTCGGTGTGACCTCGCTGTCCATGGGTGCGGCCTCGATTCCGTACGTTCGGGCGACGCTGGCGAAGTACACGCTCGCCCAGTGCGAGCGTGCCGCCGCGGCGGCGCGTGCCACGGACACCGCCGATGAGGCCCGCCTGGCCGCGCAGGCCGTGCTCTCCGGCGAGTAG
- a CDS encoding small basic family protein, which yields MIAVLGLVVGVVVGLLVRPEVPAVVEPYLPIAVVAALDAVFGGLRAMLDGIFVDKVFVVSFLSNVVVAALIVFLGDKLGVGAQLSTGVVVVFGIRIFSNAAAIRRHVFRA from the coding sequence GTGATCGCCGTACTGGGCCTCGTCGTGGGAGTCGTGGTCGGACTGTTGGTCCGACCCGAGGTACCGGCGGTGGTCGAGCCCTATCTGCCGATCGCTGTCGTCGCGGCTCTGGACGCTGTCTTCGGTGGCCTGCGGGCCATGCTCGACGGCATCTTCGTCGACAAGGTCTTCGTCGTCTCCTTCCTGTCGAACGTGGTGGTGGCCGCCCTGATCGTGTTCCTGGGCGACAAGTTGGGCGTCGGCGCCCAGCTGTCCACGGGTGTCGTGGTCGTGTTCGGCATCCGGATCTTCTCCAACGCTGCCGCGATCCGCCGGCATGTGTTCCGGGCGTGA
- a CDS encoding mannose-1-phosphate guanyltransferase, translating to MKAVVMAGGEGTRLRPMTSSMPKPLLPVANRPIMEHVLRLLKRHGLNETVVTVQFLASLVKNYFGDGEELGMELTYANEEKPLGTAGSVKNAEEALKDDTFLVISGDALTDFDLTDLIAFHKEKGGLVTVCLTRVPNPLEFGITIVDEAGKVERFLEKPTWGQVFSDTVNTGIYVMEPGVFDYVEADVPVDWSGDVFPQLMKEGKPIYGYIAEGYWEDVGTHESYVKAQADVLEGKVDVELDGFEISPGVWVAEGAEVHPDAVLRGPLYIGDYAKVEAGAEIREHTVVGSNVVIKSGAFLHKAVIHDNVYIGEQCNLRGCVIGKNTDIMRAARIEDGAVIGDECLVGEESIIQGNVRVYPFKTIEAGAFVNTSVIWESRGQAHLFGARGVSGILNVEITPELAVRLAGAYATTLKKGATVTTARDHSRGARALKRAVISALQTSAIDVRDLENVPLPVARQQTARGSAGGIMIRTSPGVPDSVDIMFFDERGADLSQAGQRKLDRVFARQEYRRAFPGEIGDLHFPSSVFDSYTGSLLRNVDTSGIAESGMKVVIDASNGSAGLVLPSLLGRLGVDALTVNPGLDESRPTESADTRRSGLVRLGEMVASARADFGVRFDPVGERLSLVDERGRIVEDDRALLVLLDLVAAERRSGRVALPVTTTRIAEQVAAYHGTQVEWTTTSPDDLTRVGREDTTIFGGDGRGGFIVPEFSSVFDGSAAFVRLVGLVARTQLTLSQIDARIPKAHVLRRDLATPWAVKGLVMRRVVEAAGDRHVDTTDGVRVVETDGRWVMVLPDPAEAVTHLWAEGPDDASAQALLDEWSAVVDSAGH from the coding sequence ATGAAGGCCGTCGTGATGGCCGGTGGCGAAGGAACTCGACTTCGCCCCATGACCTCGAGTATGCCCAAGCCGCTCCTGCCGGTTGCCAATCGGCCGATCATGGAGCATGTGCTGCGGTTGCTCAAGCGGCATGGACTCAATGAGACCGTCGTAACCGTGCAGTTTCTCGCCTCACTCGTCAAGAACTATTTCGGCGACGGCGAAGAGCTCGGGATGGAGCTCACCTATGCCAACGAGGAGAAGCCACTCGGCACTGCGGGGAGTGTGAAGAATGCCGAGGAGGCGCTGAAGGACGATACGTTCCTCGTCATCTCCGGTGACGCACTCACCGATTTCGATCTCACCGACCTGATCGCCTTCCACAAGGAGAAGGGCGGACTGGTCACGGTGTGTCTGACTCGGGTGCCGAATCCTCTGGAATTCGGCATCACCATTGTGGACGAAGCGGGAAAGGTCGAGCGCTTCCTGGAGAAGCCGACCTGGGGACAGGTTTTCTCGGACACCGTCAATACGGGCATCTATGTGATGGAGCCCGGGGTGTTCGACTACGTCGAGGCCGATGTTCCGGTTGACTGGTCCGGTGATGTCTTCCCGCAGCTCATGAAGGAAGGCAAGCCGATCTACGGCTATATCGCCGAGGGCTACTGGGAGGACGTGGGCACGCACGAGAGCTACGTCAAGGCCCAGGCCGATGTCCTGGAGGGCAAAGTCGATGTGGAGCTCGACGGGTTCGAGATCTCTCCCGGTGTCTGGGTGGCGGAAGGTGCGGAAGTGCACCCGGACGCTGTGCTGCGCGGTCCCCTGTACATCGGTGACTACGCCAAGGTAGAAGCGGGTGCGGAGATTCGCGAGCACACGGTCGTAGGGTCCAACGTGGTCATCAAGAGCGGCGCCTTTCTCCACAAGGCCGTGATCCACGACAACGTGTACATCGGGGAGCAGTGCAATCTCCGTGGCTGCGTGATCGGCAAGAACACCGACATCATGCGTGCGGCGCGCATCGAGGACGGTGCCGTGATCGGTGACGAGTGCCTCGTAGGCGAGGAATCGATCATTCAGGGCAATGTGCGGGTCTACCCGTTCAAGACGATCGAGGCCGGCGCGTTCGTCAATACGTCGGTGATCTGGGAGTCGCGGGGGCAGGCGCATCTCTTCGGGGCGCGTGGGGTGTCCGGAATCCTCAATGTGGAGATCACGCCGGAGCTCGCGGTGCGGCTGGCCGGTGCGTACGCCACCACCCTGAAGAAGGGGGCGACTGTCACCACGGCGCGTGACCACTCCCGGGGTGCGCGTGCGCTGAAGCGGGCCGTGATCTCGGCGCTGCAGACCAGTGCCATCGACGTACGGGATCTGGAGAATGTGCCGCTGCCCGTCGCACGGCAGCAGACCGCGCGGGGCAGTGCCGGCGGCATCATGATCCGAACGTCGCCGGGTGTGCCGGACTCCGTGGACATCATGTTCTTCGACGAGCGGGGTGCGGACCTCTCGCAGGCCGGGCAGCGGAAGTTGGACCGGGTGTTCGCGCGTCAGGAGTACCGGCGGGCCTTTCCCGGAGAGATCGGCGATCTGCACTTCCCGTCCAGCGTCTTCGACTCGTACACCGGCTCCCTGCTGCGCAACGTCGACACCTCCGGGATCGCCGAGTCCGGGATGAAGGTCGTCATCGACGCGTCCAACGGCAGTGCCGGCCTTGTGCTGCCCAGCCTGCTCGGGCGGCTCGGGGTGGACGCGCTCACGGTCAACCCGGGGCTCGACGAGTCCCGGCCCACCGAGTCGGCAGATACGCGCAGGTCCGGGCTGGTGCGGCTGGGTGAGATGGTGGCCTCCGCGCGGGCGGACTTCGGTGTGCGCTTCGACCCGGTCGGCGAGCGGTTGTCCCTGGTCGACGAACGAGGGCGGATCGTCGAGGACGATCGCGCGCTGCTGGTGCTGCTCGACCTGGTGGCGGCGGAACGGCGCAGCGGGCGGGTGGCGCTGCCCGTGACGACCACCAGGATCGCCGAGCAGGTGGCGGCGTACCACGGCACACAGGTGGAGTGGACGACCACATCGCCCGACGATCTGACCCGCGTCGGGCGCGAGGACACGACCATCTTCGGTGGCGACGGCCGCGGTGGCTTCATCGTTCCGGAGTTCAGCAGTGTCTTCGACGGCTCGGCGGCCTTTGTACGGCTGGTCGGCCTGGTGGCCCGTACGCAGCTCACACTCAGCCAGATCGACGCCCGCATTCCGAAGGCGCACGTGCTGCGGCGGGATCTCGCGACGCCCTGGGCGGTCAAGGGGCTCGTGATGCGACGGGTCGTCGAGGCGGCCGGGGACCGGCATGTGGACACGACCGACGGGGTGCGGGTCGTCGAGACCGACGGCCGCTGGGTGATGGTGCTCCCGGATCCGGCGGAGGCGGTCACTCATTTGTGGGCCGAGGGCCCCGATGACGCTTCTGCGCAGGCGCTGCTCGACGAGTGGTCGGCCGTGGTGGACAGCGCGGGTCACTGA
- a CDS encoding CDP-alcohol phosphatidyltransferase family protein, translating into MEVQETRVQTDRVLTIPNILSMARLAGVPLFLWLILRPEFGGPNSDGWALLVLMLSGVTDYLDGKLARRWNQISNLGRLLDPAADRLYILSTLVGLTWREILPIWLTAALLARELMLLVMVAILRRHGYPPPQVNFLGKAATFNLMYAFPLLLLSDGSGWLASLGAIFGWAFAGWGTTLYWWAGILYVVQVRRLVKADAVAD; encoded by the coding sequence GTGGAGGTCCAGGAGACCCGCGTTCAGACGGACCGGGTACTCACCATCCCCAACATCCTCAGCATGGCCCGCCTCGCTGGTGTGCCGCTCTTCCTGTGGCTGATTCTCCGCCCCGAGTTCGGGGGTCCCAACAGCGATGGCTGGGCATTGCTGGTACTGATGCTCAGCGGCGTCACCGACTATCTCGACGGCAAGCTCGCCAGGCGATGGAACCAGATCAGCAACCTGGGCCGGCTGCTCGACCCTGCGGCCGACCGTCTGTACATCCTCTCCACCCTGGTCGGACTGACCTGGCGCGAGATCCTGCCCATCTGGCTCACCGCGGCACTATTGGCCCGGGAACTGATGCTGCTGGTGATGGTGGCAATCCTCCGCCGGCACGGCTATCCGCCGCCCCAGGTGAACTTCCTGGGCAAGGCGGCTACGTTCAACCTGATGTATGCCTTCCCCCTGCTGCTCCTCAGTGATGGCAGCGGGTGGCTTGCGTCACTGGGTGCTATTTTCGGATGGGCGTTCGCAGGATGGGGTACAACTCTGTATTGGTGGGCAGGGATCCTCTACGTGGTCCAGGTCCGCCGACTCGTCAAGGCGGACGCAGTGGCCGATTGA